In Osmerus eperlanus chromosome 17, fOsmEpe2.1, whole genome shotgun sequence, a single genomic region encodes these proteins:
- the crebl2 gene encoding cAMP-responsive element-binding protein-like 2, with protein sequence MDDSKMVGGKVKKPGKRGRKPAKIDLKAKLERSRQSARECRARKKLRYQYLEELVSSKERAICALREELEMYKQWCSAMDQGKIPSEIKALLTGDDQKMPQSTSNKTSKNGKNSS encoded by the exons ATGGATGACAGTAAG ATGGTTGGGGGCAAAGTTAAAAAACCTGGAAAGCGTGGCCGCAAACCTGCTAAAATTGATTTGAAGGCAAAACTGGAACGCAGTAGACAGAGTGCAAGGGAGTGTCGTGCGAGAAAGAAGTTAAGGTATCAATacctggaggagctggtgtCCAGCAAGGAGAGAGCAATCTGTGCCTTGCGCGAGGAGTTGGAGATG TACAAACAGTGGTGCTCTGCCATGGATCAAGGAAAAATCCCTTCTGAAATCAAAGCCCTTCTCACTGGGGATGATCAGAAAATGCCCCAGAGCACGAGCAACAAGACAAGCAAGAATGGAAAGAACAGCAGTTAA